The Narcine bancroftii isolate sNarBan1 chromosome 8, sNarBan1.hap1, whole genome shotgun sequence region aatttcagccTTAAAGGCCTTCCTTCTGCTGGATGCATCCTTGTATAACATTCCAATCAACTccaagatccttcctcattttctcaaaattagcctttctccaattcagaacctcaactcgaggaccaaATCCATCCttgtccataattaacttgaaactaatgatctTATGGTCACTGGaaccaaaatgctcacctacacatacttctgccacctgaccttcCCATTTCCCTAAAAGATCGCATGTTGCAtcttctcttgttggtacctctgcATATTAATGCAGAAAACTTTCCtctacacatttgacaaactccaacctatCTAGTCCTTTTACTGTATGAGAGTCCCAGTCTATGTGCAGAAAGTtataatctcctactatcacaactttgtttcttacACTGGTCTGCctatctccctgcagatttgtTGCTCCAATTCTTTTGGTcttttgggcagtctataatacagcaCTTCCCGTTCCTCacctccacccatatggcctttgTAGAAAAGACCTTAGTGCTGATCTGTCTatccacagctgtgatatttttcctgactaTCAATGCCACAACCACCTCCTTTCCTCCCTTGCCCTCTATCCTGTGAAAAAAatagaaccctggaacattgagctgttaATCCTACTACCAAAACTCACTAACAGAAATAATCTCAGAAACCCACATGCCAATCCTCACTATAAACTCCATCTGCTTTATTGACAATACTCCTCACATTGAAATAGAGGCATCCTGAGCAACCCTGTCTTTATATGCAGTCCTTACAGGATTCACATTGTCTTCCACGTCTACTATCTGCTCCAACACACATggttaccaccccccccccccggccagcgtcgtTTCAGCgtcccccccccggcccccccggccagcgtcgtttcagcctccccccccccccggccccccggccagcgtcgcttcagcctcccccccccaccgcgccccccggccagcgtcgcttGAGCGTCGTTCCCCCCCCCGGacccccggccagcgtcgcttCAGCCTCCCCACCACCCGgccccccggccagcgtcgcttCAGCCTCCCCACCACCGgccccccggccagcgtcgctggagcgtccccccccccggccagcgtcgctggagcgtccccccccccggccagcgtcgctggagcgtccccccccccccggccagcgtcgctggagcgtccccccccccccggccagcgtcgctggagcgtccccccccccggccagcgtcgctggagcgtcccccccccccggccagcgtcgctggagcgtcccccccccccggccagcgtcgctgggagcgtccccccccccccggccagcgtcgctggagcgtcccccccccccggccagcgtcgctggagcgtccccccccacccccggccagCGTCCGTTTCAGCgtcccccccccggccccccggccagcgtcgtttcagactccccccacccccccccggccccccgcCCAGCGTCGCTtcagcctccccccccccggccccccggccccccggccagcgtccgcTTGAGCGTCGTTCCCCCCCCCGGacccccggccagcgtcgctggggcgtccccccccggccagcgtcgctggagcgtcccccccggccagcgtcgctggagcgtcccccccccggccagcgtcgctggagcgtcccccccccccggccagcgtccgcTGAGcgtcccccccccccggccagcgtcgctggagcgtcccccccccccccggccagcgtcgctggagcgtccccccccccccggccagcgtcgctggagcgtccccccccccggccagcgtcgctggagcgtccccccccccccggccagcgtcgctggagcgtccccccccccccggccagcgtcgctggagcgtcgtcccccccggccagcgtcgctggagcgtcccccccggccagcgtcgctggagcgtcccccccccccggccagcgtcgctggagcgtccccccccccggccagcgtcgctggagcgtccccccccccggccagcggtcgctggagcgtcccccccccccccggccagcgtcgctggagcgtcccccccggccagcgtcgctggagcgcccccccggccagcgtcgctggagcgtccccccccggccaggcgtcgctggagcgtccccccccggccagcgtcgctggagcgtccccccccggccagcgtcgtcgctggagcgtcccccccggccagcgtcgctggagcgtcccccccggccagagtcgctggagcgtcccccccggccagcgtcgtttcagcctccccccccccccccggcccccccggccagcgtcgcttcagcctcccccccccggccccccggCCCAGCGTCGCTTGAGCGTCGTTCCCCCCCCCCGGACCCCCGGCCAGCGACGCTTCAGcctccccaccaccagccccccggccagcgtcgcttCAGCCTCCCCACCACCGgccccccggccagcgtcgctggagcgtcccccccccccggccagcgtcgctggagcgtccccccccccccccggccagcgtcgctggagcgtccccccccccccccggccagcgtcgctggagcgtccccccccccccggccagcgtcgctggagcgtccccccccccggccagcgtcgctggagcgtcccccccccccccccccccccggccagcgtcgctggagcgtccccccccccccccggccagcgtcggctggagcgtccccccccccccccccggccagcgtcgctggagcgtcccccccccccggccagccgtcgctggagcgtccccccccccggccagcgtcgctggagcgtcccccccccccccccccggccaagcgtcgctggagcgtcccccccccccccggccagcgtcgctggagcgtccccccccccccccccggccagcgtcgtTTCAGcgtccccccccccggcccccccggccagcgtcgtttcagcctccccccccccccggccccccggCCAGCGTCGANNNNNNNNNNNNNNNNNNNNNNNNNNNNNNNNNNNNNNNNNNNNNNNNNNNNNNNNNNNNNNNNNNNNNNNNNNNNNNNNNNNNNNNNNNNNNNNNNNNNNNNNNNNNNNNNNNNNNNNNNNNNNNNNNNNNNNNNNNNNNNNNNNNNNNNNNNNNNNNNNNNNNNNNNNNNNNNNNNNNNNNNNNNNNNNNNNNNNNNNTTCAGAAGGACAGAGTTGCAGAGAAATAGATAGTACAGACCAAAGACAGCAAAATTTTACtggtgaggttcattcaagagtctaataacagcaggaaagaaaataTTCTTAAATCTGGTGGGGCTAGATCTCAAACTCCTGAATCTTCCCATAAAATGGGATGAAGAAATGTGGCTAGGTAGTATGAGCCTTTTTTAATATAGAACACTAtagtgcagtacaggcccttcagccttcgatGTTGGTGCAACttgtatattccttttaaaaaaaaaagtactaaaccctctctaccccataaccctttattttttcgTCCATATACCtgtttaaatgcccctaatgtttcaggccccaccaccatccccagcaagacaGTCCAGGCATCCACAGCACTCTGCATTTAAAAAACTctcccctgatgtcttccctaaacatccctcctttcactttgtacacatcctctgatgtttgctattcctgcactgggaaacaggcattggctgttcaccctatttatgcctcataatcttgtacatcttaagtcacctctcatctttttaTGCtcgaaagagaaaagtcccagctccgctaaccttgcctcataagacttattttccaatccaggtaacatcttggtaaatctcctctgtactgtctccatagcttccacatccttcctataatgaggtaaccaggacttgccagagatttgtggagttgcaacatgacctcgctACTCCGGAATTCAATACCCCTATTAATGAATAtcagtatcccataggccttctaaccatcctatcaacctgagcagcaaccttgagggatgtatgattTAAACCCCAAGGTCCCCCTGTTCATCCACACCCTTAAGCAACCAACCAACTCTGCCTCCTAGTTGTACAGATTGAACAAAGGAGGCAATTATTCAGACTCCTGACTTAGTTCCactacagcagccattctcaacacttTTTTgacaatgacccccccccccccccaccacccccacaccaaATAAACTCTGCTccaagtttatgggtccccttcctcatgaagcagtcaagtttggtTTATTCTGTACTTCTACTGACAACAcaaaaatcaaaaagaaaaatatttgagtTATATGaggttaaaaagaaaacaaggcttttacttcaatgtgctaTGGCCTGCAGGAAGGTTGGGGAGTAGGAGCCACCATTGAAAATGGCTGATTTAAAGCACTGACTGCAAATTTCTTTAATAATTAAACTTGTGGATCAATGTTATTATTGGCTTGGCACATCTTGAATAAATAGACAATGGGTTCAAGGCTGTTGCTTATTGTTTACAGTAATCAAATGGCAaatgcaatttttctcaagaattaGGTATGTTGATTAAAATGTCTATAAATTACTCCAAAGGGTATTTGCTGCAAACATGCTTCACATATTTATTTGGAATTACTCCCTGTACCATTTTAAACTTAAGAATTGTTCCTTTCAAAGTTCTTCCTTTTCTGAGCTCACTGTTGGTTCATCAAAGTTCTTTCCCAAATGTGAGGTCTTCAAGCTCAAATGTccatcccagtggttctcaatctttttttttcctgctcacataccactctaagtgagtgggaaaggaaggttgagaaccacttctctagacccaattgttactgaaatattttgcttgcaaaaaattgtcattggcccatttcatttggagttctgaaaccatgcacataatgagtcaattaggtacaattaaaacagtggttttcaaacattttctttccactcacataccatcttaagcaatccctttctaatcacagagcccctatggcatagggattacttaaagtgctatgtgagtggaaagataaaaggttgagaactacttgtCCATTCCCTTGGCACCCATGAGTCGATGAAGGGTTTTGGTTCAAAAAGTTGACAAATCTTGTGGCTGCTTgccaccgcccccgcccccccccccccccccacggattcctccagcagtttgtgatATTACTGCAATGTTCCTGTGTGATTCTGCCCACACAACTGGCTATTGGCTGATCTGCTCCATAATTTCCTCCATAAACCTCCCCATCACTCCACATACACACACCTGCGTTAGCATCCAGCACTTGGACCACACTTCAATTGACCCTTCTCTTTTGACTTTTAAGAATTGGAAAGTACTTTTGCTCCTCAATTCCTAAACAAAGCCATGGAGTTATGTACCCCAGACACAAAACCTTCACCCCACTCGTCCATGTCGACTCAATTGTCTATCCGAGCCAGTCCAATCTGTCTGAtcaccccatatccctctaaatatttcctatccatgcacctgtctacaCATCTATTAAATGTTACCATTGTTCCTCCTCTACAGCTTTCTCTGGTAGCTGATCCTTAACCCTATCTCCAGTGCCTCCAACACTAGAACCCATTGAAGTATCCAGACTTACAATTTCTCAACTCCTACTCACCCCCAAAATGAGAAGGAGGGTGCACAGGGAGTCTTCAGAGGAATCTTGAAGCAGGGTCTGAAGGTCGCACAACATTTCTGGCCAAAAGGTTTGTACTATGCTGCTCTATGTGTGcctaggaatgcagaaggctgcacaaGTGGGAAACATGcaaagtccatcacaggcaccgATCTCCCACCTGTTGGACATCTAAATGatgtgctgcctcaagaaagcatccaacatcataaaagacccccatcatcttggtcacaacctcttctcactgctatcttcagggagaagggacagaagcctgaagtcctgcACCTCTCAGTTCAAAAATCAGTTTATTTCATTAAAATttctatttgtttttattttaaacttaaaaattttaaaaaattaaaattgtaatttttttcaatttagacttacagccataacaggccattttgccctaaGAGTCCATaccatccaattaatctacaccccggtacattatgaacagtggaagaaaaccagagcccccagggaaaacccacacagacatggggagaacgtacaaacaccttactgacagtgtgggattcgaaccatgaTCCCAATCACTGTCACTTTAAAGGCATTGCAATAATCACTAGGCCAATCGTGTCTCACAAACAACTCTCAGGCTCCTGAAGCTCCCATACTACCCTGACCAGGAGTAATTCCTGGACAACCAAAATATCAGTCTGCAGTACTGAATCATCACTTATTTTCTCACACTAATTGGAAATGTGAATATTTAATCAATCCTTAGATTTATAATCTCTTTTTCTGACTTGGGAAAACCTGACAATTTTTTGTACTTTCTCAGTGTAATCCTACATCTACTTTTGCCATGTTGACCTCATAATTCATAGTATTGAGGAGTTAGaacgttatggtaaagttgtagaaggcattggtgaggccaaatacgGAGTGttctgtacagttttggtctcctgactgcaggaaagatagcaataaaattcagagagtgagagaagatttagtaggaggttgccaggacttcaggaaccgagttacagggaaaggttaaacaggttagggcttcaTTTCCTGGAACGTACAAGAATGAGggaatatttgatagaggtatacaaaattatgatgtgtATATATCAAGTAaaggcaagtaggctttttccactgagggataCAGACccgaagacatgggttaaggggaaagtttaaggggaacttcttctcaCAAAGAGTAGTGGTCATATGGAATGAGCCGAAGTTGTGAATGCATACTCATTTTTAacattaagaaaaatttggacaggtacaggaatgggaaaggtatggaaggATATAGACTAgacgcaggtcagtgggacgagacagaataatagttcagcacagaccagagggCCAGTTTTTTgttttgtaatgttctatggttccacctGTGttacagcagcaataaaaatttcagtgcatctcCACATTCCCATATATGCCAAAATATTCTCATCTCAATACTGAGAGAATTGAGACACTAAAAAATAGGGCTTCTGCATTGGATTGAACACTGGAGCTCATTAGTATCTTCTTTtgaattcttttcatttttctgagCTTTTTCAGGGCAGAGATCAAACTGTGGGGAATTTTAAGTTGGGAAAAGGTGGGCAGCTTCAAGTGAGATCTCCTTGAATTTCTGGAAAGAATGTTCATGAAGAAATCTACTTGAGATTCTTTCTGATACTCAGTGAAAATCTCACTTCATGCTAACTTCTCACCCTGATCATTACCCAATTCAATCAATTAAAACTTTTGTTTTCCATCAGGCAAGTCAGGAGAGTAGGTGGTGAAATTATTGGCATCCTTTTggagagggagagacacagagacacatgGAATGAGCCAACAGGCTCCACCCACTGTCCCAATCCTTCCCTTCACATCCCTATCCTTCCAGATTCCACCATTGATGTCTCTACGTGTTTTCCCCAGCCTCTATGGCCATCTCCATCTGCCTATCAACCCCTCTCCTCACCTACATCCACCCATCACCTGCCTCACCCAACCCCTTCCCCTAACACCGTGATGCAGTCTTGAGCTGTAACATCAGCTATCCCCAGTCTCCGCCAATGCGGCCTGGCCAAgccgagatcctccagcagtttgttttcagGCTCCGCAACAATACTTTGACCTCACTCTCAGTGAGGTGCTGTGCCTGTAAATGTGTGGAGGAAAGGCAGCTAGAAAAATGCCCAAACTGTGAACTGAGAGAATGATAAATAAGGATATGTTACCAGCTTCtggatctgcagacttcttgctgCAGTAATGTTGTCATGAAGAACAGTGCAGCTTGTTCATTCAACCCTTCTCAGCGTGAGGATGGTCTCAACCACTCTACGTGCCCAAGACTCCAGGATTATGATTCCATTTGTGTGGTGACAACTGAGCTTTAAATCACCACCAACTCCGCAAACACACCATCAACCTGATGCAGCTTTAGTATGCCCCCTCATTGCTATGGGTAGCCCTGAGGCTACATTTAGTAATGAATTCAAGAGTTTCTTGAGAGAATGTACTGTTTTTATCCCAGCCCTCATAAAATGTTAAAGCTGAGGAGTAATCTTGCCTTTGATTTACCTTGTTTACCATCTGTCGGGATTTTCACATTTTTATCTGCAAAGTGGTACTGCCACTCATTCACCTTGGAACCGAATTTCCATCTTCCTTTCCCAACTTTGTGACATAGCTGAAAATTTGTGAATATCGGGCAATTGTTTCCAGTTCCCCGAGGCAATAGGTTATAGTTAGTCTGCTTCATCACCTTCCAAGCAGGTTGCTTCAGCATCTTCTGTGAAAACATCCCGCAAAGGGGACACCTGCAGAATGGTTTTGTCCTTCATCTGGAGATGCACCGCAAAATGTTGTTGCAAAAGGATGAGGAGTGTGTTGGGGAAGTCAAACATAGGACACTATCAACATAAGCCTttgctccttccccccccctcccccacacctgtTTGCCCAATCTTGACATGACTGAGAaagagttcaggcctgaaacagcgATTTCCTGTTGCTTTCCAGGTACAgtgcctgacctgccgagttccagAGACACAATGAGccgccaactgaagtggtgaatgggcaggtactgtacatggatgggagggatatggaagaGAACATcctggtggaggtcagtggggcTATACAGaacaatagttcagcacagactagaagggccaaaggcctgtttctcCGCTGTCATGTTCTATAGAAGTATTATTCATTGTTCGCTGGTTGAGAACAAAGAGCAGGGTGTATTCTCACTGCCAGAAGAAATTTACAATAAGGGCTTGCTGAAAATAGTGATCagaccaggcaggagtgggaaaTGTATGCAACAGGCTGGACAGGTCGAAGGGCCggttttcagtgctgtaatgttctatggttctcaggCACCATGTTTTACCTGGTATCAGATCTTGGATTAGGATGTGCTGAGAgaatcttctttttttttccacactataaaccatattgaccaagatacatacagacatttttcttcttaaatatatcatCTTTGAAGCAATCATTTTTTATGCTTTAATCATGGAGAATATTTATTCACAATGAATCTAATAGTAATCAATAAGCAAGTTTTGTTTGGCAATATAATTTTCCAATTCTTCCCTTTGAGAACTGAGAGAATCCAATTTAAAGAgaacacaattttttaaaaagcaaacaaTATAGGATGGGTTGCTGATGTTTGAAGCAGACCTAATGGGTTGTAAGTAGTGcattggtcattcagcatcctcatTGCCTGTGGTAAGAAGcggtttctcagcctggtagatctggctctgatactcctgtacctctttcctgaaaggagcagctggaagatactGTGTTACCAACTTCTTGATATGAATCATTGAACAACTAACATCTCCCACATCATGAATTTTTATCTTGTTAAGTTATATTGCAGGTTGTTGAACatcttttaaaaatccaaatatattACATTTCATGATTTCCCTTTATCAATTCTGGTTGATGCTTCCTGGAAGAATTGCTTTTGTATCTGTGGTATTTATCATTCTCAGTGGGGTCCTTATGGACCCCCTCGGGGCCACAAGACAttcaagtaaaagccttgttttcttttcacctcacgtgacAGAAATACTGTAttatttttatgtagtcggtaggagagaaatacTGAAGAAACCAAAAACAACTGTTTCACAGAGAAGGGggaccataaattttgagcagagtcttcAGTGGGCCATcaccttaaaaaaaatgttaagaatGGCTGGGCTAGTCAATGTAAGTGGCGAGATTCTCCATTTTGAATATGGTTATTGTCTGGTACTTTTGTGGTACAAAACTTATTTTCAGTTTTCCAGTCTCTGCCTAAATGTTGAGGTCTTTTTGCATTCACCATTGAGtttagtgaaacacgaaagtctgcggatgctgggattgcagtaaaaacactccaaaatactggagaaactcagacgtctattcagcgtccataaaaaaacaaggatatattgccgacatttcaggtcGGAGCTCTTCAAGACACGtggcagaagcaggaaatctcagaatccagaccaacaaaccgTATGGATAGAAttagggatgaggtaagaatttatcatgtttgtgtggaaggagacagggagtggagaaacagagacagggaatgtgATAAGGGAAGTagtgaggggtgggaggggagctTAATGAAtccagagaagtctatattaatgccatccagttggagcgtGCCCAGGTGGAAgaggtgttgctcttccaatttgcagatggtttcAGTCCGGcaggcatgagaccatggacgaaTATGTCAGCAaatgaatgggatggagaattgaaatgggtggccactgggacatcCATTCTAATGTGGTGGACAGAGACAAGGaaatcaatgaagtgatctcccagtctttccaatgtagaggagaccatcaAAGACTTTTGCTTTGTTCTGGTTTCTTTCCCCATCTGAATTCTGAgacagatttcctgcttctggctcattctactTATTtattgaaggactcaggcctgaaatatcagcaatatatcttttctTTTTATAGACGCTGAAAAACCGgccaagttactccagcattttggtgtttttactacagggATGGGCTGATTCATTTGCAAAGGAAATGAATGTTGCAGTCAGCAGAGACAATACTTCTAACCTCAGGACAAAAAGGAAGATTAATGAAGAGAAAGTTGCTGTTTATAGTTGATATTCAATGATATCCATCATGGAATGTAATAGAGACAGCAATTGTCCATCATTGGTCCCATGTCTTCCCCGAGGGACTCCTGCATCAATGCCCTGCAGCTAAGAAGACTGACCTCCAACAACCATAGGAATGAGTCCGATCATGGATGTCCTTTGAGCAGGTGAAACCACACTCAGTCAAAGGCTGCCTTGAAGTCAGGAGCTGACAGATTCCCATTTTCAGACTTCAGATCCTGAGTCCACGTGAGCACCAAAGCAGCAATGAGATCTGGGATTCAATGAAGCTGGTGAAATCTAAATTGAACACCAGCAAGCAGGTTATTGGAGAGTTACCATCACATGATAGAACTGCTGCTCTGTTCAGATCagattctatttattgtcatgtaataaaacataagtgccaaaaggcagacaaagattcaccattagaatTGCCTGCCAACCCTTACACTCCAAAATGGAAGCAAgagagtccatggatttgcctccagtgctcctgcagcctctgcagttgcACAAGGCTGCAGGCAAATCTTCAGCAAccagagcccagatccaaaccactgacatgaagaagccttcagcacccaggacAATTCAGGACCCCTTCTTGCCTCAGTACCCTCTCAACTTGGTTTCAATACccggttctcatgagccagtcttcatcagcccacagcctggcacgagtcctttgacctcaagtcagcaACGGCTCACCACCTGTGTATCCTACAGCTGTAGACCCCCTCATTGGTCCACCAATTATGGTCACCATTCTTGATGGCACCTTCCAGTCCTTTGCTGATGGTTGATAGTGAACTGTAGGCACCAGATGGGGTTGCCCTGCTTATTGAAAACAGGGAAGCCCTGGGCAATGTCCAAGCTTGTAGAGTAGGTGAC contains the following coding sequences:
- the LOC138741986 gene encoding basic proline-rich protein-like, whose protein sequence is MVTTPPPRPASFQRPPPGPPGQRRFSLPPPPAPRPASLQPPPPTAPPGQRRLSVVPPPGPPASVASASPPPGPPASVASASPPPAPRPASLERPPPRPASLEPSLERPPPPASVAGASPPTPGQRPFQRPPPGPPASVVSDSPHPPPAPRPASLQPPPPRPPGPPASVRLSVVPPPGPPASVAGASPPGQRRWSVPPGQRRWSVPPPASVAGASPPPGQRPLSVPPPRPASLERPPPPRPASLEPSLQPPPPGPPAQRRLSVVPPPRTPGQRRFSLPTTSPPASVASASPPPAPRPASLERPPPPASVAGAPHHHPQQDSPGIHSTLHLKNSPLMSSLNIPPFTLYTSSDVCYSCTGKQALAVHPIYAS